In the genome of Cyanobacteria bacterium GSL.Bin1, the window GAGTCCAACAGCAACCAGAGAAATAATACTACCCACCGCGAGTCCGTTAATCAAAAGTTGTGCAGTATCCATGTTGAGTCGAGATAGAATTTGGTTATTATTAGTAATCAGAATAGTTAACCTTGGGAAAAATTAGTCCTTGATTTAGGCTATTGATTTCTAATTCTTAGTACTTGATTATGAATGATTTTAATTCCCCTTTGAATGCCGAAACAACGCCCGACGAAGCCAGCGAAACCCGTCTTCCTCCCTGGGGAAGTGTGACTGTTTTGGAAAAAGGAGAGCGGTACTGTATTAATCGCATTGAACTTAAGCCAGGACATCATATTAGCACGCAACTTCACTATCATCGTACAGAACACTGGGTCGTTGTTGCGGGAACAGCGAAAGTGATTAAAGACGGAAAAGAACTAACGCTGATGGCTAAACAATCCACTTATGTTCCGATGAATACTCCCCATCGGGTTGAAAACCCCGGTGTTATTCCTTTAATTATGATTGAAGTGCAAAATGGGGAATATTTAGGAGAGGATGATATTGTTCGCTTTGGTGATGGGGAAGTTTAAATTAACTATCAAAAAAAACCGTCATGGCACGAGGCGATCAAATTTACATTTTAGAACGCTTTGTTAATTTACAAGGGGTGTATGAACATCATGGTATTGACTGTGGTGATGGCAGTGTCATTCATTTGCGCAAGACGAATGAAATAATTACTCGCGCTTCTTTTGCCGAGTTTACAAAGAACCAAACCGTTTATGTGAAACATTACCCGCTTTCTTTTGTTTCTGATGTCGTGGTTCATCGTGCGGAAAGCCGTTTAGGAGAAAAAGCCCGTTACAATCTTTTGTTTAATAACTGTGAACATTTTGCCACCTGGTGTAAGACGGGTTATCCTCATAGCCAACAGGTGAAAGATTTTATTCCCATTTGGTCGCGAATGAAGGTGGAAAATCTTTCCCAACCTCTAGAAGAAGCGCTGGAAGAAAATCAAGACACGACAGCACAAGCACAATTATTCAATGATGCTTTGGCTGATATTAAAAAAGTTTGGGATCAAACTCAACCTCGCTATAACCAGACTTTAGCAGAGATGAAAGTGTGGCAAAGTGTTGCTTGGAAAGCACTGCAGGAAGGAAAAGAAGAAGTAGCCAAAGCAGCGATTAAGCGAAAACTTCGCTATCAAAAGCAAGCGGAAAAAGATCAAAAACAGTTGGAACAATTAGCCAAGATGACCGAAACGTTGTTGCAATCTCGTTTTTCTCAGCGCTCATCTTAAGTTTTTTCTAGTCTTCAAGGATGAGTCAAAAATTAGGCTAAGCCAGGTCCTAAAATGATTGATACGGTTTTTAAAATCTTAGTTAAGAATGTCTGACTCAAAACATATCCATGCTGCTGTTG includes:
- a CDS encoding NC domain-containing protein; this translates as MARGDQIYILERFVNLQGVYEHHGIDCGDGSVIHLRKTNEIITRASFAEFTKNQTVYVKHYPLSFVSDVVVHRAESRLGEKARYNLLFNNCEHFATWCKTGYPHSQQVKDFIPIWSRMKVENLSQPLEEALEENQDTTAQAQLFNDALADIKKVWDQTQPRYNQTLAEMKVWQSVAWKALQEGKEEVAKAAIKRKLRYQKQAEKDQKQLEQLAKMTETLLQSRFSQRSS
- a CDS encoding cupin domain-containing protein; protein product: MNDFNSPLNAETTPDEASETRLPPWGSVTVLEKGERYCINRIELKPGHHISTQLHYHRTEHWVVVAGTAKVIKDGKELTLMAKQSTYVPMNTPHRVENPGVIPLIMIEVQNGEYLGEDDIVRFGDGEV